Sequence from the Meles meles chromosome 10, mMelMel3.1 paternal haplotype, whole genome shotgun sequence genome:
TTTCTCAGAAAAATTCCCAATgatgggtcgcctgggtggctcagtgagttaaagcctctgccttgggcttaggtcctggtctcagggtcctaggatcaagccccacatcaggctctctgctcagcggggagcctgcttcctcctctctctctgcctgcctctctgcctacttgtgatctctgtcaaatgaattttaaaaaaactattaaaaaattaccaataaaataatgatttgagTTTGTAAAtagttttctctttctgggaaataaataaataaataaattccaataTGCCTTTAAATCTTAAGGAGCATAGTGGAATAGATTCGATAGATTCAACCTAAGCTCAAGAAATTCTGAGGGAAAAGCATTTGATCTGCTAGGTCAGAATGTTACCATGAAGAAAATCTGTGTTGATAGGTTCATAAGTATCCTGAAAAGTTAACGTGCTTCATTCAGATAATATTAGCATATGAGAGGCTCTGGGCAAATGAGATATTTGGATAAAACTCCGGATATTTGGGATATCCAAAGGGTTAACAACACATGGGTATATGGGAATTCAAGTGACATGTCCTGGTGCCAGAGAGACCCTCAAAAGGTCAAGTGCACAAGACAAAAAGACTGAGCTGTCAGTCTCTGCAGAATGATGTTTTGCATTATTTGGTTTCAGGAGAGTGACAAGAACCGATGCAAGTTACATTTCACGTTAGGTCTGACCCATTTCTGTTAGACTCAGAAGGCTCAGTTCCTTTTCTGGGTCCAATGTCTGCCACATGGATGTGTTTGCTACTGCAAGTTTGGTCTGTGAACAACACAGACCTTAGTGGTAAGCTCGGACTCCATCCCCGACCCACTGAGTCAGATTTTGCATTTTGTAAGATTCCAGGTAATTTACAAGCATGCCCATGTTTGGGAAACTTTGGTACATGATATGAGTATGTTTCAGTATTATATGAACAACTCTGCTGGACACAGGTTTCTGTTAGAggccaggaagaaaaaaaccaaccaaacaaacaatccaattcgggggtgaagaatgaaaaagaggcaTTTTATAAttggggaggagaaaaagaaagctaacTTTCAAGGTTGGTGATGTTCTGTGTTCCATCGCCACGAACAGTTAAAACTGCAGGGCTGCAGGGGAGAAAGACAGAGGTATTGGAGTGACTTCTGGAAATGTTTTCTCTAAGAAGTCCCACGTGATGTTTGTGTTTACTTGTGGCTGACAGATCCTGCTTAGCTCcttgaaaggaaattttttttggttgttttttaacaaaaaaggggggggggaggaggaaggtgtTGAAATGGCTAAATCATGTAAAATATGATTCAAAGTTGTTTACATAATGTAACCACGCAACTAGATGGAGGAGGGAAATCTAGTCATCCAACTAGTAATTTACATATGCAATGTTAAAGCAGGGAtgccagatttttttccttcctcccttccttttttttttttttgagcctggATTGATTGGCTAATCTGGCCTTGTGTAAAAAAGGGGCCAAAAGTTTTGGGATTCTAGAATGGGGTGTAGAGCAAACTGGGAAAGGGCAGGTCTGAGATGGTTATACCACGGACACTGTTGGGAGTGGGGCCCTCTCTGAAAAGAGGCAGAAGGATGATTTGGCTGACCCATCATGAGCCCTTTCTTGCTCAGGGGCACAATATATAGACATAGAATGTTTGtgtcattaaaaagaaatcacatctTAGGGAAgtcaattacattttaaatacgGAATCCAAACAGTGCTCTTtcagcttcccctcccccactgagtTAGGACCTCATGCCCTCTTACTTCTGTAAAGCTATCCACCATGAAACACCAGCTTTATCCAAGAGCCCAAGTGGGACATTTTTGTTTGAGTTTAGCTCCCAGtaactttcatttttttgcagATGAATCTGTAGGCGTTTTCCCGCTATGAAATGAGAATAGTGCTTCCCAACGATATTCAACCATTTCCTTAGCTGCCTCGTTTGACCAAATTCAGCTTTCTAGTTCTCAGCCTCTCTGTTTCCACCTTCCTTTAAATGGGTGGTGTCTGCATTCAGTATTGACTCCCAAACCCCCTCAAGTTCCATTAGAAACAGGAAGGTACATACatcttaacaaaaataaacagaacatgATCTAGaggttcttaactttttttttctgtgaatcttatgaaaaagcatttaagaaaataaCCATCCCCCTGCTGAACCTGGTTCACCTAATTTTCTAACTGcggatttttctgtttcttaacaTGTGCCACAATGGGCAGACAAGCGCAGCAGAAGTTGATGCGAGCTGATCCTCAAGAACTCTGATTCAGTCCTACGCGCAGAGTAATCCAAATCTCCCTACCTTCGATAATTTAGCACATTTAAGCACTTTGAACTTATATTGTTAGAATTCTTAGGATTACTTGGGACTGACACGAGGCCAGGCTTTCCGATGTGGCCTTTTGATGACGTGGGGCGTGAGGACATTCTCCGGACCGCGGCCCTGCCCCCACTGACTCGCTCACTTACCCACAAACACCCCGGCACCAGTTCCTGTGTGTGCCTCAGAAATGCAATGCAGAACATGTTGCCaaacttttcttttgaaaatcaaaTACCATCTTCAGTTCATCGAATTTTCTACTGAGATGGGGGCGGGTAGTGTTTTTCCTTTGGAAAGTTATATCATTAATCAAAGCCAGTTGAAAATACTCCACAAGTGAAATGCAAGTAGGATggttcaaggagaaaaaaaagagcacttaGAAGAGCAGAAAGCGGGAAAAATGGATCCGATCAgtgtttttcaagatttctatGACCCACAGCCAGAAGGACAATTTCTGTCACAATGTAATACTGCTTACGATATCTGATGTCTTCTACTTATTTGGTTTTGTGTCTTAAAATGTCATTGACATATTCAACTACTTTTGAGATGCTTTAAGTTGATTTCACCATTCAGTGAATCATGAAGGTCAAGTCATGGCTTGAAAAACACTGGATTAGAGGTTACAATTTTGAGATCAGCAGACCTGAAAAGTCATGGAATACTCTCTCTGTGGCTTTACGTTTAGGTTACTTCTCAGTAATATTTACCTCTTTTTTGAAGGTAGGCTTGTCttcttgggatttttctcttttaacttgtGTTTTGgcccccttttcttcttcctttttattttcaagagTGGCAAGGTCACTCGTTTAAAAGAAGCCCTTTCTAGCTTACAAGAGTGAGAGGGTGCTCAGGTCACTTTGCATGTGGCTCAGGACTTTGCTGACTCAGTGCTCACGTAACCCTGGGTGCCAGTGATTTTGAACAGCAACGTGGGATAGTTTCTTTCCACCAAAACTGTTTCTCACGTGCCTGCCATCGTGCTCCCTGAAACCTAGCGTGACGTGGTGGTCCTTTGTGCATGTTTGCAAACCTTGTGTGTGGTTTGGTGCATTTTGTTTCTGATGGTCCCGAAAGTAGCTGTGCTCATGAGCCCCATGTAACAAGCAAGAGTGAAAGACAACTTCAGCACAATGCAGACTCAGTGATAAAAGTTCCCTCTGCAAATGTGACTATGCAagcatctttctttctctcctttttttgtgGGGGTAGGGATGCAGGCAGTGGTTAGCTAGAATGCTTTTAATGCAGGCTTGCAGacagaaaaaaagtctttcacCGCTTGCAAACACCTCCTCCCTCCACTTCCACTTCTCAGGCTACATGATTTATTTATGTCATCCCAACGataaaagcaacagaatgcatGCTCTTAATTACCAGTCAGTTATAAACTGATGCCACCCCAGATGAATGGCTTTCTGCAAGTCTGCATCAAGCTCAGGTCTACATGATGGCAAATCGTGGTTTTGACATACTTAAAGAAAGGTCCaaactggcttctttccctcctttattACCAGGTGATTTCAAGGGGGTTAATTTTGCCTTCTTAAGATACAATTTCTGACCATGATTCTTTATGTCATTTTCCCACcccacattttataatttttaattaaatgccaAACATATGGATAAGGGGAGGAGTTATTGTCCTCTTGCCTCATGTAGACCTATGGCTCGAGGTAAATCGttaaaaggaaagaattgagatTCAGGTGCAGAATTATACGTCAACATAGCACTGCCACGCTTATCATCTCTGGCTTAATTCATTTTTCTGGTATTCATAACAAGCAAGCACAGAGCAATTAATCTCTCTCTGGCTGTCCTCGTAAATTGGGTTGGTTGAATATTTAGCCATGGACTGATTGCTTCATGCTTGCGTACTGCTATGGCCGGAAAAAATGAACAGCTTGCCCACTGAGCAAGCACGTGGGGCTGCAGGAACGTGCCTCGGCCCCAAGTCTGATGTGCATTACATTTCTCCCAAGTCACAGGCATCACACGTTTGGTGCAAAATGTGTACTGTACCTGTTTCTTTTGCACAGCTGTCTGAAGTTTATCTTCTtgaactttcttttcatttacccatttcccttccattttctcctctacCTTTTCCcctttgtgctttttctcttgcATTTCGCTTCTGTTCTCTTCTAGCTGCCGGAGCTTCTGCTCTTCTATCTtagctttctcctcttcctctgcctttgcccGCTGCCTCTCCTCCGCTGCTCTTCTCTCTTGCTCAGCCCTCTCCCTCTCAGCcgcctccctcctttctctctcttgcgCAGctgctctctcttctgcttccagTCTTGCTCgctcctctgctcccctctgctcTTGCTCAGCTTtaattctgtctctttcttccgCTTCCATCCTGGCCCTGTCTGCCTCAGCTTGCTCCCTCCCTTCTGTCTCCAGCCTGCCATTGTGGGCGGCCTCATCTGCACCCCGTTCCCGCTCCTCCTCTGTTCTAGGCTCTTCTGCACTGAGCTGCCCCGTTTCCAACGGCGGGACCGCTGTTTCTGTTGTTCCGCCTTGTACGGTCACCTCTACCTGATTTTCTTCCCAGCTCCCTTGCTTtggcttctcttcctcctcttcctccttttctttttcttcctgctttttctcCTCTGCGTCCCTCCAGTCGTTCTTCTGATAGGACTTGGTGACGACTTCCGTCTCCTCTATCTCGTATCTTTCCTGGCGACGctcactcttttcttccttctcggCGGCCTCGCTATCGGAGGCGTTGTTCTGCATCCTCCTGCTGGGCAGCGACAGGCCCGCGTCCGAGACCGTGGGGTCGAACTCCTTCTGCCGCTCCAGGGCTTCCTGCAAGCGTTTCTGGCGTCTTTCCTCCCGCCGAGCCAGACGCTCCAGGAGCGCAGCCTCGTCGTCGCCCTCCAGCTGCGTGTGTGCAGTGCTTGTCTTGACCTCCTCGTCGGCCACACTGGACAACAGAAACGACACCAAAGACAGCCTGCTGATTAATGGGTCAGCGGGATCCGCGCGGCCTAATGCGTGCCAGGCGAGGCTCACGGTCCCATGTGTACCCAGGGGACGCCCTCACCCCCGGTACCCCTTTTTCTGGTGGCGCTGGCCTGCCTAGTGGTCAGCAGACCGTGCACGCAGGCCTCTGCCCTGGGTCTTTCTCCCGCCACGGGCATCTACTCTACCTGCCAGAAGTGCTTTCGGAATCAGGGCAGCTGTCTGACAAAATGGAGGAGGCTCAGTGTATAAATACCTCGGCTCCCATTGCCTTTGCGGTGGATAACTGGGGTGCCTGCGCCGCCCTGGATCTCAGAGTCTCCTGGTGGAGGTAAGCTCGGGATCCCAGCAGTGGGCATGAAACCTTTATTTGGTTGCTCTCCCTTCCTCAGTTCACTGTCCCACACTATGACTGCTGTCTCTTGGGATCGGTTCCCAAATGAATGACTTGGGCTTAAATCTTTTTTGTTCCAGAATCTGCTTCTTGGGCAACTCAAACTAAGACAAGGATGAAACTTAGAAATGAGTTCCTCTagtatcatatggtattttcacCTGTCGCTAAGTCACCTAGAAATCCTGAGCTGGATCTGTGGGGCGCAAGACACTTGGAAAGGAAGCAAGTACGTATCATAGAATGGTGATGCCATACTTAAGCCAGTGACCCCAGTGGTACAGGCATCTAACCATCCGTCACAAGTCATGATCCTCCTTCCGCAATCCCAGGGAAGTCACAGCCAGTCAAGGAGTCTatttctgaccctcccctctttCTTGCATCTAGGTGGAGCCCTGTGTCCAGTAATTCCCAGTAGAGTGTGAGCAGAAGGTCCAAGACAACTCCGAAGCAGAAGTGCATTCTTCACCATCTCTATCTCTGTTGACTAGATCAGAAAACTTTACAGCCCAGGAGTTGACAGAGTcacaagaggaaggaaagtaggTGACCAGTTCTGTTTACTACTCAAAAATACCACACTAGACTCATTTGTGTTACTGTACCAAATTACTAAAATTTGGGGCTCGCTGACCTTATATCAGCTGACATTACCCTAATGCACACACCGCCTTCACTCTTTGTCAAGATTTCCATGAATATAGGGTCTTTTGCCCTTCTCTGTGGTAGACAAAGAATAGTTAAATTTGATGtttattcaaaaagaaaagcaaaatatctaAAAACCAAACTGCACCAAACCTACCACCTTACTCACTATTATAGCTCAAAGCCAGAGTACTTGGTCTCCACCGGCATGAAACAACCAGTCATGTGATACCAGAAACTGACCAGAGTTGGAAGAACAGATCTTATAATGTTTAGAAACTCCATCAAATTTCATAGTTCATACTGAACTGGGCCCTTCTGAAGTTCGAGTTCACTTAATTTTGGAAAAACACATCTTGCATATAACAATAAGAAATGGCAGAGTAAAGGCTAGATGTTAAGCTTCCTTGGCTTTAACTCTTGCTGTAGGACACTGTCTCCTTGAATTAGACAAATAAGTATTAAATttccctaaaaatacaaatagctTAGAATTTAAGGGGAAACATCTACACGTAAGGAATCTGGATCAACtgaatacaaataatttttagaaggTACCACAAATTCCAAAGCGTTAGCCAGATGAAAGTACTCTTGAGTAAAGAAACCAAcagatagggacgcctgggtggctcagtggagtaagcctctgccttcagctcaggtcatgatctcagggtcttgggatcaagtcctgcattgggctctctgcttcatgcCCAAGAAGCAGATTCTGGAATaaagagcctacttcctcctctctctctctctgcctgcttgtgatcgctgtctgtcaaataaattaaaaaagaaagaaagaaagaaagaaaccaacagATAGGgccatcttggtggctcagtcgattaagtgtccgactcttgattttgccccaggtcatgatctcagggttgtaacaaagagccctgctttgggttccgtgctgagtgtggagcctgcttccgattctctccctctgcaaacTTCTCCCACCACTGTTCACAtgtgcatgtactctctctctaaaagcaATAAAAACCAGATTCTACTGGATCTTTCTTTACCTATTTATAAATCACAATGATTATCTGTAGAGTTGAGTACCATTTAGGGTCGTTCAGCCCCATGAAGGACACTTCCTGTGGATAATTACTATGTTAGAGATAAATTATATGTTCTCAGATCTGAATATGCTTTATTGAAAGAGCACCTGGGACTCAATTGGTTAAAtatctgctcaggccatgattccagggtcctgggatcgagtcctgagtcagactccatgcttagcggggagtctgcttctctctctccctctgctccccttgacctcatgcactctttctctctcaaataaataaataaaacctttaaaaaaaagaatatgctttaCTGAAAAAGAATGTGTGAAccaatcaacagaatgaaataattactactaataaatgtgaaaaaagaagagaaacccaAGTAGAAGCAAGATTTTTAAAGCAAGAATACTACTAGTAACTTTTAAGCCACTGTTAATAACCAGATTCAGGAAAGGCCTCAGAATGCCATTTCAaaactttctttcccttcctgttCAACCCTAGAATAGAAAAAGACAGTGAATGACTATGCAGACCTTCTCTATAAGGCTCTGATAACATTTTCCCGATAATAGTTAAAATTAGGTGCTTATTATGTGCAAGGCACCATGGGTTTCATATGTAGTATAATCTCATTTAAATATAACAACATTCCTAAGAGAGAGGTacaattttcatttccatttaacTGAAGAAACACAGTTAGGGAAAGGCCAAATTGGAATTCGGAGACAGTAGTGAACCCTAGAGAACATACCCACAACCTCTTTGCCATACTTCCTCCTTAATTAGGAGCTACCTACCAAAAACAAGGTCTCTATGTCTCTACCTAACCAATAGGTTTCTTTATTGAATTCATCAGGTCTGACAGAATCttcaagacttttatttatttatttatttcctttaagacTTTTAGAAACCTGTGTACCCACTCATACTTAAGTTAAAGAGGCCAGAactgttttccttcatttttttcttgttagatTGACTTAAAGGAACTATCAACAAtgccctcccaacacacacaaaatgaaaaaggcTAAAACCAAAGCCATACACAAAAGCTTCTGTCATAGCTCCACATATATTTAACCCATAATtgtaaacaaaaattattttttttctccaaccccacccccaaatagTCTCACC
This genomic interval carries:
- the CALD1 gene encoding caldesmon isoform X4, whose protein sequence is MDDFERRRELRRQKREEMRLEAERIAYQRNDDDEEEAARERRRRARQERLRQKQEEESLGQVTDQVEVNAQNSVADEEVKTSTAHTQLEGDDEAALLERLARREERRQKRLQEALERQKEFDPTVSDAGLSLPSRRMQNNASDSEAAEKEEKSERRQERYEIEETEVVTKSYQKNDWRDAEEKKQEEKEKEEEEEEKPKQGSWEENQVEVTVQGGTTETAVPPLETGQLSAEEPRTEEERERGADEAAHNGRLETEGREQAEADRARMEAEERDRIKAEQEQRGAEERARLEAEERAAAQERERREAAERERAEQERRAAEERQRAKAEEEEKAKIEEQKLRQLEENRSEMQEKKHKGEKVEEKMEGKWVNEKKVQEDKLQTAVQKKQEEEKGAKTQVKREKSQEDKPTFKKEIKDEKIKKDKEPKEVKSFLDGKKGFTEVKSQNGEFMTHKLKHTENSFSRPGAGARAGEAKEAEGASQVEAGKRLEELRRRRGETESEEFEKLKQKQQEAAQELEELKKKREERRKVLEEEEQKRKQEEAERKVREEEEKRRLKEEIERRRAEAAEKRQKMPEDSLSDDKKPFKCFTPKGSSLKIEERAEFLNKSVQKKWRQINSSSSSRLQD